In Rickettsia endosymbiont of Gonocerus acuteangulatus, the following are encoded in one genomic region:
- the nuoN gene encoding NADH-quinone oxidoreductase subunit NuoN, translated as MLLPEITLTLTALLSQFFAVMLQGKNRIVANITILLTILTIFIILKYSYSESVLYLDYVMFTTNANIANYKAIILIFTIIPMIIYRDYSVRSGEQLKFEFITLILLSTVGIFVAISAQNFLLLFCAMELTALTSYILAGFKLSDIKSSEGALKYFILGSLVSCLSLFGISFIYGFGGSLQFSDIFYKLNDSSSVNLGLVIGVVLFLSSIFFKLSSAPLHFWAPDVYEGSPIASVTYFTAASKIGAVAILLNIENLIIKNYHPISYNLIKIIALLSMIFGALGAIRQTSLKRLMAYSTILNIGYVLIGVLLRTEDGNKAAMLYMLIYAAASIGFFTCLIMLLGKQTDKANFESIQGIAENHKAIAAAICIIMFSMIGIPPLAGFLGKYYLFYQAITQGEFLLAYFGIFTSVIAAFYYLKIIKTMYFAEKPNPTKIPISYGLLLINFVVIGFLLFGSFIISS; from the coding sequence ATGCTACTTCCTGAAATAACTTTAACTTTAACGGCACTTTTAAGCCAATTCTTTGCCGTAATGCTGCAAGGTAAAAATAGAATTGTTGCTAATATAACTATTTTACTTACCATATTAACAATTTTCATTATTCTAAAATATTCTTACTCTGAAAGTGTATTATACCTAGATTATGTAATGTTTACTACTAATGCAAATATTGCTAATTATAAGGCTATCATATTGATATTTACTATAATACCTATGATAATTTATCGAGATTATTCGGTGCGTAGCGGTGAGCAACTAAAATTTGAATTTATAACTTTGATATTATTATCTACAGTTGGGATTTTTGTGGCAATTTCAGCACAGAATTTTTTATTACTTTTCTGTGCTATGGAGCTTACTGCTCTAACTTCTTATATACTTGCTGGTTTTAAATTGAGCGATATTAAATCATCAGAGGGAGCATTAAAATATTTTATATTAGGCAGTTTAGTTAGCTGCTTATCATTATTCGGTATTTCTTTTATATATGGATTTGGCGGAAGCTTACAATTTTCAGATATATTTTATAAGCTAAATGATAGCTCTTCGGTAAATTTAGGTTTAGTAATTGGTGTAGTGCTATTTTTAAGCAGTATTTTCTTTAAGCTTTCAAGTGCCCCATTGCATTTCTGGGCACCAGATGTATATGAGGGATCGCCTATTGCTTCTGTTACTTATTTTACAGCGGCTTCAAAAATTGGAGCTGTTGCCATTTTATTAAATATCGAAAATTTAATTATTAAAAACTATCATCCTATTAGCTATAATCTGATAAAAATAATTGCTTTATTATCTATGATATTTGGTGCTCTTGGTGCTATTCGTCAAACTTCCTTAAAAAGATTAATGGCATATAGTACCATTCTAAATATCGGTTATGTATTAATCGGCGTATTGTTGCGTACTGAAGACGGCAATAAAGCTGCTATGCTCTATATGTTGATATATGCAGCAGCAAGTATAGGGTTCTTTACTTGCCTAATTATGTTACTCGGAAAACAGACAGATAAAGCTAATTTTGAAAGCATACAAGGAATTGCAGAAAATCATAAAGCTATAGCTGCTGCAATTTGTATAATTATGTTTTCTATGATAGGTATCCCTCCACTTGCTGGCTTCCTTGGAAAATATTATCTTTTTTACCAAGCAATTACCCAAGGAGAGTTTCTGCTTGCTTATTTTGGTATATTTACTAGCGTCATTGCAGCTTTTTACTATCTTAAAATAATTAAAACGATGTATTTTGCTGAAAAACCTAATCCAACAAAAATACCTATTTCCTACGGATTATTATTAATTAATTTTGTAGTAATAGGGTTTTTACTTTTCGGATCTTTCATTATTTCGTCTTAG
- a CDS encoding LptA/OstA family protein, producing the protein MSTQLLIYRIIKLVIFFTISISTYADDKEVSNLHITSDTLIINRVKQKAEYLGNVVVYFDNAILRTEELYIFYKTIDNKQTIDYIVVPTKLSVEKKINNELLLADSGKYFLDNKQLILLGNVVLERNNNILKTNKLIYYVDIINKNSKKIN; encoded by the coding sequence ATGTCTACACAACTATTGATCTATCGAATTATTAAACTTGTAATATTCTTTACTATTAGTATCTCAACATATGCTGACGATAAGGAAGTTTCAAACTTACATATTACATCTGATACTTTAATCATTAACAGAGTGAAACAAAAGGCAGAATACCTTGGAAATGTCGTTGTTTATTTTGATAATGCGATACTTAGAACAGAAGAATTATATATTTTTTATAAAACTATAGATAATAAACAAACAATTGATTATATAGTTGTTCCAACTAAATTGAGTGTTGAGAAAAAAATTAATAATGAGTTATTACTTGCTGATTCAGGGAAATATTTTTTAGATAATAAACAACTCATTTTACTTGGTAATGTTGTATTAGAACGTAATAATAATATTTTAAAAACTAATAAACTTATTTATTATGTGGATATTATTAATAAAAATAGTAAGAAAATAAACTAA
- the tnpA gene encoding IS200/IS605 family transposase produces MSKYIHKSHNVTVLLYHMVFPAKYCRAVFDVSVDQVLREICLEIEKRYQIKFLEIGVDEDHVHFLVQSVPTYSVTKIVTTIKSVTARQIFRQCPQVKKQLWGGEFWTDGYFTSTVGKHGNENMIGKYVKNQGKEYQKLHEDHQLAFF; encoded by the coding sequence ATGAGCAAATATATACATAAAAGTCATAATGTTACGGTACTGCTGTATCACATGGTATTTCCAGCAAAATATTGCCGAGCAGTGTTTGACGTATCAGTTGATCAAGTATTACGAGAAATATGTTTAGAGATAGAAAAGAGATATCAAATAAAATTTTTAGAAATAGGGGTTGATGAAGATCATGTCCATTTTTTGGTACAATCTGTACCAACCTATAGCGTAACAAAAATAGTAACAACAATTAAAAGTGTTACAGCTCGTCAAATATTTAGACAGTGTCCACAGGTAAAGAAACAATTATGGGGTGGAGAATTTTGGACTGATGGATATTTTACGAGTACGGTAGGTAAGCATGGAAATGAGAATATGATAGGAAAATACGTAAAAAACCAAGGCAAGGAATATCAGAAACTGCATGAGGATCATCAGCTAGCTTTCTTCTAA
- the lptC gene encoding LPS export ABC transporter periplasmic protein LptC, whose amino-acid sequence MPSSYKRRKKFWKFTNFLIILGILYAGYILVKSSYPIEENNTNIVEKASEKNLDLKYNIILKDSIFEGVDKNLNSYLVKAEQAIKDSDNKYKLDIINGTYNVNQNQSVTVYAKEGFLNEESHILDLKNDVKFYFEDMIFDTNNARINLINKSIISNSPATLFHKNSTITSDSFNTQDDNNIIIFKGNVYTTIDLSNY is encoded by the coding sequence ATGCCCTCTTCTTATAAAAGACGGAAAAAATTTTGGAAATTTACTAATTTCCTAATTATACTTGGAATTTTATATGCAGGATATATATTAGTTAAAAGTAGTTACCCTATCGAAGAAAATAATACTAATATTGTAGAAAAAGCTTCAGAAAAAAACCTTGACTTAAAATATAATATTATATTAAAAGATTCAATTTTTGAGGGGGTAGATAAAAATTTAAATAGCTATTTAGTTAAAGCTGAGCAAGCTATAAAAGATTCGGATAACAAGTATAAATTAGATATAATAAACGGCACATATAACGTAAATCAAAACCAATCAGTTACTGTTTATGCAAAAGAAGGGTTTTTAAACGAAGAGTCGCATATATTAGATTTAAAAAATGATGTAAAATTTTATTTTGAAGATATGATATTTGACACTAATAATGCAAGAATCAATTTAATAAATAAAAGCATAATTAGCAACTCTCCTGCTACATTATTTCATAAAAACTCTACTATTACTTCAGATAGTTTTAACACGCAAGACGACAATAATATTATAATTTTTAAAGGCAATGTCTACACAACTATTGATCTATCGAATTATTAA
- a CDS encoding IS30 family transposase, whose amino-acid sequence MCISIESIYRFVYTSAVAAKLKLYSYLPSKRYKRQERGKRRQRIIIPQRISIHQRDAIATKKVEVGHFEADLTFHKGNQSMNIGALVDKKSQKIILVLNNSKRATTVTNGFLRKIKTLPNSVRKTITMDNGKEFVGHVAYRLSGFQTFFCDPYRPRQKALMEKMNSMIHRILPKNTDITTVTQRGLDNVAEILNNMPRKIFGYKTPNEIWAENL is encoded by the coding sequence TTGTGTATCAGTATAGAAAGTATATATAGATTTGTTTACACTTCTGCAGTAGCAGCTAAATTAAAGTTATATAGCTATTTACCTTCTAAAAGATATAAAAGGCAAGAAAGAGGGAAGAGGCGTCAAAGGATCATTATACCACAAAGGATCTCAATACATCAGCGTGATGCAATAGCTACGAAAAAGGTAGAAGTAGGGCATTTTGAGGCAGATCTTACATTTCATAAAGGTAATCAAAGTATGAATATTGGTGCACTGGTGGATAAAAAGAGTCAAAAGATTATTTTAGTGCTGAATAACTCCAAGAGAGCTACAACAGTTACCAATGGTTTTTTAAGAAAGATAAAAACTCTTCCAAATAGTGTGAGAAAGACTATTACTATGGATAATGGCAAAGAGTTTGTGGGGCATGTTGCCTATAGACTATCTGGGTTTCAAACTTTCTTTTGTGATCCATACCGCCCTAGACAAAAAGCATTAATGGAAAAAATGAATTCTATGATTCATAGAATTTTACCTAAAAATACAGATATTACTACCGTTACACAAAGAGGTCTTGACAATGTTGCTGAGATTTTAAATAACATGCCAAGAAAGATTTTTGGTTATAAAACCCCCAATGAAATTTGGGCAGAAAATTTATAG
- a CDS encoding DUF1189 family protein produces the protein MYLLSYILGGLNTLLRQLRLSISSIEFYKDVYQKYHGYGIRYLFIVSFIPAIIYCIFILNYLITLKDSFNGTKQTKTTDNIEYIINQLPEMQYANSRISVKDEEPIYLYNKNNDKVAVIDTKNQVSIREKSKIPFVIEADKLTINFAIDNTKKSFPRTINYSSLFDQSQITLTPEIIKKYFADNLMHLPNLFIYLGMPAIILFWFVTFFLERSIIILLVCVTFKLLFNKVSVQDATRLVMFSSGVPILLQPVVPFVPVLGIILQILQIFTTGLLFIAIWQINKNRKFSSYL, from the coding sequence ATGTATCTGTTATCATATATATTAGGAGGATTGAATACATTACTCCGCCAATTACGTCTATCAATTAGCTCTATAGAGTTCTATAAAGACGTATATCAAAAATATCATGGTTATGGAATAAGGTATTTATTTATTGTGTCTTTCATTCCGGCAATAATTTATTGTATCTTTATATTAAATTATTTAATAACCTTGAAAGATAGCTTTAACGGAACAAAACAGACAAAAACGACCGATAATATTGAATATATCATCAATCAATTACCGGAAATGCAATATGCTAATTCACGAATTTCTGTAAAAGATGAAGAACCTATTTATTTATATAATAAAAATAATGATAAAGTAGCTGTTATTGATACAAAAAATCAGGTTTCAATTAGAGAAAAAAGCAAGATACCATTTGTAATTGAGGCAGATAAACTTACAATAAATTTTGCAATAGATAATACTAAAAAAAGCTTTCCTCGTACAATTAATTACTCAAGTTTATTCGATCAAAGTCAGATAACTTTAACTCCTGAAATAATAAAAAAATATTTTGCCGATAATTTAATGCATTTACCAAATTTATTTATTTATCTTGGTATGCCAGCTATTATATTATTTTGGTTTGTAACATTCTTTTTAGAAAGAAGTATTATAATATTATTAGTATGCGTCACATTCAAATTATTATTTAATAAAGTCTCAGTACAAGATGCTACAAGATTAGTAATGTTTTCAAGTGGAGTGCCGATATTACTGCAGCCGGTTGTTCCTTTTGTACCGGTATTAGGTATAATATTGCAAATACTTCAAATATTTACTACTGGTCTATTATTTATTGCTATTTGGCAAATTAATAAGAATAGAAAGTTTTCGAGTTACTTGTAA
- a CDS encoding IS30 family transposase: MKSQKIILVLNNSKRAKTVTTGFFKKIKTLPSSVRKTITMDNGKEFVGHLAYRLSGFQTFFCDPYHPRQKALVEKMNSMIHRILPKNTDITTVTQRGLDNIAEILNNMPRKIFGYKTPNEIWAENL; the protein is encoded by the coding sequence TTGAAGAGTCAAAAGATTATTTTAGTGCTGAATAACTCCAAGAGAGCTAAAACAGTTACCACTGGGTTTTTCAAAAAGATCAAAACGCTGCCAAGTAGTGTTAGAAAGACTATTACTATGGATAATGGCAAAGAGTTTGTAGGGCATCTTGCTTATAGACTATCTGGGTTTCAAACTTTCTTTTGTGATCCATACCACCCTAGACAAAAAGCACTAGTGGAGAAAATGAATTCTATGATTCATAGAATTTTACCTAAAAATACAGATATTACAACCGTTACACAAAGAGGTCTTGACAATATTGCTGAGATTTTAAATAACATGCCAAGAAAGATTTTTGGTTATAAAACCCCTAATGAAATTTGGGCAGAAAATTTATAG
- a CDS encoding biotin--[acetyl-CoA-carboxylase] ligase, producing the protein MNLDRYKLFVFDELDSTNLEAIRIAKSNKPDRDYIILAKSQNKGRGRSGKNWQSTSGNLHASLLIKPNKELELLPQLSFVTALAVYDSVSTLCHSRVGGNPVKNQSHSDKDLYNNSSNIFLDSRLRGNDIIHLKWPNDVLVGGKKISGILLESVKVEDAYYLIIGVGINITYHPINIDQPTTSLVAEELPIITPQALLEILIENFEKYYQIWEKEGFSFIRETWLKHAYKLHKNISVKYQNDIVTGTFQGIDSIGRIILQLPSKKILSFSTAELSF; encoded by the coding sequence ATGAATTTAGATAGATATAAGCTATTTGTTTTTGATGAATTAGATAGCACAAACCTTGAAGCCATTAGAATAGCTAAAAGTAACAAACCTGATAGAGATTATATCATACTTGCTAAATCTCAAAATAAAGGACGTGGCAGAAGCGGTAAAAACTGGCAATCTACTTCCGGCAATTTACATGCTAGTTTACTAATTAAGCCAAATAAAGAGCTTGAATTACTACCACAATTGTCTTTCGTTACAGCCCTAGCGGTTTATGATAGTGTAAGCACTCTATGTCATTCCCGCGTAGGCGGGAATCCAGTAAAAAATCAAAGCCACTCTGATAAAGATTTATATAATAACTCTTCTAATATATTTCTGGATTCCCGCCTACGCGGGAATGACATAATACATCTCAAATGGCCAAATGATGTTCTAGTAGGTGGTAAAAAAATATCCGGTATACTTCTTGAATCGGTTAAAGTAGAAGATGCTTATTATCTTATTATAGGTGTTGGTATTAATATTACTTATCACCCAATAAATATCGACCAACCTACTACTAGCTTAGTAGCTGAAGAACTCCCCATTATCACCCCTCAAGCTTTACTTGAAATATTAATAGAAAATTTTGAAAAATATTATCAAATTTGGGAGAAAGAAGGCTTTTCATTTATTAGAGAAACATGGCTAAAACATGCTTATAAGTTACATAAAAATATTAGTGTTAAATATCAAAATGACATTGTTACAGGCACTTTTCAAGGTATCGATTCCATAGGTAGAATAATATTACAACTACCTTCCAAAAAAATACTCTCTTTTTCCACTGCCGAACTTTCCTTTTAG
- the lptB gene encoding LPS export ABC transporter ATP-binding protein, translating into MDSLQVKNISKSYKKRTILSDISLNVKQGEIVGLFGPNGAGKTTCFNIIIGLMKADSGQLLLNDINITNLPIYLRARLGIGYLLQEPSIFRGLSVEDNIKAIIEISENDKEIIEQKTHNLLEKFSIIHLKDLSAASLSGGERRRLEIARSLAIEPKFIMLDEPLAGIDPLAISDIKNLITYLREFNIGILITDHNVRDTLDIVDRAYVIFEGKVLLEGSSKEIANSKKVKEVYLGESFSL; encoded by the coding sequence ATGGACAGCTTACAAGTTAAAAATATATCAAAATCCTATAAAAAGAGAACCATATTAAGCGATATATCTCTTAATGTAAAACAAGGTGAAATAGTTGGGTTATTTGGTCCGAACGGGGCTGGTAAAACAACTTGTTTTAACATCATTATTGGCTTAATGAAAGCAGATTCCGGACAGTTATTGTTAAATGATATTAATATAACTAATTTGCCGATTTATTTAAGAGCAAGGCTTGGTATTGGTTACCTTCTTCAAGAACCTTCAATTTTTCGAGGCTTATCGGTTGAAGATAATATTAAAGCTATAATTGAAATATCTGAAAATGATAAAGAAATAATTGAGCAAAAAACTCATAATTTACTGGAAAAATTTTCTATAATACATTTAAAGGATCTATCGGCTGCTAGCCTATCGGGCGGTGAAAGACGCAGGCTTGAGATTGCAAGATCGCTTGCAATAGAGCCAAAATTTATCATGCTTGATGAACCACTTGCCGGTATTGATCCCCTAGCTATTTCCGATATCAAAAATCTAATTACTTACTTACGTGAATTCAATATCGGTATTCTAATTACTGATCATAACGTACGTGATACTTTAGATATAGTTGACCGAGCATATGTTATTTTTGAAGGGAAAGTGTTATTGGAAGGAAGTAGCAAAGAAATAGCAAATAGCAAGAAAGTTAAAGAGGTTTATCTGGGCGAGAGCTTTAGCCTTTAA
- the miaA gene encoding tRNA (adenosine(37)-N6)-dimethylallyltransferase MiaA, with product MQKKEIIILCGPTASGKSYLGHTLAKAYGGEIINIDSMQVYKEILIITASPPESYKSEVPYHLYNFLSITEDFSVVKYLKLAAEKINQVTASGKLPILIGGTGLYINSLVFGYNNIPDISDDLRQQVRKLHNEIGNIELHNSLTKLDPLASSKINQSDTQRLIRAYEVVLQTGKSIFSFQTLPKEQILSEFNFKIIFLNPERKFLYKICDERLANIFKYGAIDEIALMKKQFNPDYLNLKAVGIKEILAYLENKLTLGEALNLAQTRTRRYAKRQITWFKHQIKEKITLDYSNEEEFLQVTRKLSILINLPNSNK from the coding sequence GTGCAAAAAAAAGAAATAATCATCTTATGTGGTCCTACTGCTAGTGGAAAATCTTACTTAGGTCACACACTTGCTAAAGCGTACGGCGGGGAAATAATAAATATCGACTCAATGCAGGTTTATAAAGAAATTCTAATTATTACCGCTTCCCCTCCGGAAAGCTATAAAAGCGAAGTTCCTTATCATTTATATAACTTCTTATCTATCACTGAAGATTTTTCGGTAGTAAAATATCTAAAACTTGCTGCCGAAAAAATAAATCAGGTAACTGCTAGCGGTAAGCTTCCTATATTAATAGGTGGCACGGGATTATATATTAACTCCTTAGTTTTTGGATATAATAATATTCCTGATATATCCGATGATTTACGACAACAGGTAAGAAAGCTGCATAATGAAATAGGCAATATAGAGCTACATAATAGTCTTACAAAGCTTGATCCGCTAGCTTCATCTAAAATTAATCAATCAGACACTCAAAGGCTAATTAGAGCTTATGAAGTAGTACTGCAAACCGGTAAGTCTATTTTCTCTTTCCAAACTTTGCCAAAAGAACAAATCTTATCTGAATTTAATTTTAAAATTATCTTCTTAAACCCTGAGAGAAAATTTTTATATAAAATATGTGATGAACGTTTAGCTAATATATTTAAATATGGTGCAATAGACGAAATTGCTTTAATGAAAAAACAATTCAATCCTGATTATCTAAATTTAAAAGCTGTAGGTATAAAAGAAATTTTGGCTTATCTAGAAAACAAACTAACTTTGGGTGAAGCTTTAAACCTAGCTCAAACACGAACACGCAGATATGCTAAAAGACAAATCACTTGGTTTAAGCATCAGATAAAAGAAAAAATAACTTTAGACTATTCTAACGAAGAAGAGTTTTTACAAGTAACTCGAAAACTTTCTATTCTTATTAATTTGCCAAATAGCAATAAATAA
- a CDS encoding transposase, with product MLFFSSNGYTIFDDTVLNKRNMKQIEIARSQYSGATGRVTKGIGVVSLVYYNPDINKFWVIDYRIFAPDHDGATKLEHLLNMLNNAVYSKKIPFQTVLFDTWYSTHKIMQHVDSLGKYYYAPIKANRNVSKTHDSKPYKAVKELTFSDEEIRHGVEIHIKGFAKNKHVNLFKFTVSTNRVEYVVTNNKTQKSSKAAQDECGFRWVIESMHREIKQLTGIERCQCRKQRIQRNHISWAFLVWAFLKRTANTIGKTVYQIKLGLLDDYMQQQLRSPSLRYLEPNIA from the coding sequence ATGTTATTTTTTTCATCTAATGGATATACAATATTTGATGATACGGTTTTAAATAAAAGGAATATGAAGCAAATAGAAATTGCAAGATCGCAGTACAGTGGAGCTACAGGTAGAGTTACTAAAGGTATAGGAGTAGTGAGTCTGGTATATTATAACCCTGATATTAATAAGTTTTGGGTAATAGATTATCGAATTTTTGCACCTGATCATGATGGAGCAACAAAACTAGAACACCTATTAAACATGTTAAATAATGCTGTTTATAGCAAGAAGATTCCTTTTCAAACAGTACTTTTTGACACATGGTATTCTACACACAAAATTATGCAACATGTTGACTCTCTGGGGAAATATTATTATGCCCCTATTAAAGCCAATAGAAACGTTAGTAAAACGCACGATTCTAAACCTTATAAAGCTGTAAAAGAGTTGACATTTTCAGATGAAGAGATCAGGCATGGAGTAGAGATTCATATAAAAGGCTTTGCTAAAAATAAGCATGTTAATTTGTTTAAATTTACTGTTTCTACCAATAGAGTTGAGTATGTTGTTACCAATAACAAAACTCAAAAATCTTCTAAAGCTGCACAAGATGAGTGTGGCTTTCGATGGGTAATTGAGAGCATGCACAGAGAAATTAAGCAACTTACTGGGATAGAACGTTGTCAATGCAGGAAACAGCGTATTCAACGTAATCATATTAGTTGGGCATTTTTAGTTTGGGCATTTCTCAAAAGGACTGCAAATACAATCGGTAAAACGGTTTACCAAATAAAGTTAGGGCTTTTAGATGACTATATGCAACAACAGCTGCGTTCTCCATCTTTACGATATTTAGAACCAAACATAGCGTAA